The following proteins are co-located in the Streptococcus downei MFe28 genome:
- the leuC gene encoding 3-isopropylmalate dehydratase large subunit: MSGQSIFDKVWDRHVITGKEGEPQLMYVDQHYIHEVTSPQAFDGLREAGRKVRRPDLTFGTFDHNVPTVNIYDIRDVISKAQMDALARNLKEFDIPHADHGSASQGIVHMVGPETGRTQPGKFIVCGDSHTATHGAFGAIGFGIGTTEVEHVFATQTIWQVKPKKLLVKFVGQPQKGVYAKDYVLALIAQYGVSVGVGHVVEYRGEAVQALSMEERMTICNMSIEFGSKMGIMNPDQTTFDYVKGRDQAPKGEKFEQAIADWKTLVSDPDAHYDKVIEIDVSQLAPMVTWGTNPSMGVAFDQPFPEIRDMNDERAYKYMDTKPGEKVEDLDIGYVFLGSCTNARLSDLKLAARFVKGKHIAPNLTAIVVPGSRPVKTAAEKLGLDKIFTDAGFEWRDPGCSMCLGMNPDKVPAGVHCASTSNRNFEDRQGVGARTHLCSPAMAAAAAINGHFVDVRQLPEAQ; the protein is encoded by the coding sequence ATGAGTGGACAATCAATTTTTGATAAGGTTTGGGACCGCCATGTCATTACTGGCAAGGAAGGTGAGCCTCAACTCATGTATGTGGATCAGCACTACATCCACGAAGTGACCAGTCCCCAGGCCTTTGATGGTCTGAGAGAAGCAGGTCGCAAGGTCAGACGACCCGACCTAACTTTTGGGACCTTTGATCATAATGTACCAACGGTCAACATCTACGATATTCGGGATGTCATTTCCAAGGCCCAGATGGATGCCTTGGCTCGCAACCTCAAGGAATTTGATATTCCCCATGCAGACCATGGTTCTGCCAGTCAGGGAATTGTCCATATGGTTGGCCCTGAAACGGGTCGCACCCAGCCTGGCAAGTTCATCGTTTGTGGGGACAGCCACACGGCCACCCATGGCGCCTTTGGTGCCATCGGCTTTGGAATTGGGACCACAGAAGTCGAGCATGTCTTTGCAACCCAGACTATCTGGCAGGTCAAGCCCAAGAAACTCTTGGTTAAATTTGTCGGCCAGCCCCAAAAGGGCGTCTATGCCAAGGACTATGTTCTGGCCCTGATTGCCCAGTATGGTGTTTCTGTCGGTGTCGGTCACGTTGTCGAGTACAGAGGCGAGGCTGTTCAGGCCCTCTCCATGGAAGAACGCATGACCATCTGCAATATGTCTATTGAATTTGGTTCTAAAATGGGCATTATGAACCCTGACCAGACCACCTTTGATTATGTCAAAGGACGAGATCAGGCACCTAAAGGGGAGAAGTTCGAGCAGGCTATCGCTGATTGGAAGACCTTGGTTTCAGACCCAGATGCCCACTATGACAAGGTTATCGAGATTGATGTTTCCCAACTGGCTCCAATGGTCACCTGGGGAACCAATCCCTCCATGGGCGTGGCCTTTGACCAACCCTTTCCTGAAATTCGTGATATGAACGATGAGCGGGCCTATAAGTACATGGATACTAAGCCTGGTGAGAAGGTGGAAGACCTGGACATTGGTTATGTCTTCCTAGGCTCCTGCACCAATGCTAGACTGAGTGACCTCAAGTTGGCCGCTAGGTTTGTTAAGGGCAAGCATATTGCCCCTAATCTGACGGCTATCGTGGTGCCAGGCTCGAGACCAGTCAAGACAGCTGCCGAAAAGCTAGGGTTGGATAAAATCTTTACTGATGCTGGATTTGAATGGCGGGATCCCGGTTGTTCTATGTGTCTGGGCATGAATCCAGACAAGGTTCCTGCCGGTGTTCACTGTGCTTCAACCAGCAACCGCAATTTTGAAGACCGCCAAGGTGTGGGGGCCAGAACCCACCTCTGCAGTCCAGCTATGGCAGCAGCAGCAGCCATCAACGGCCAC
- a CDS encoding DUF1294 domain-containing protein, with protein sequence MKILLALLIFWNALTFCLYGIDKRRAIKGQWRIPEKALLILSLTGAGLGAYLAGKLFHHKTKKWYFRLAWYLGILIQVSLIYCLWRFKNEWTINF encoded by the coding sequence ATGAAGATTTTACTAGCCCTCTTGATTTTCTGGAATGCTCTGACTTTTTGCCTCTACGGGATTGATAAAAGACGAGCGATAAAGGGGCAATGGCGAATTCCAGAAAAGGCCCTCTTAATCCTTAGTCTGACAGGAGCTGGTCTGGGAGCATATCTAGCAGGAAAATTATTTCACCACAAGACCAAGAAGTGGTATTTTAGACTAGCTTGGTATCTAGGCATATTAATCCAAGTCAGTCTTATCTATTGTTTATGGAGATTTAAAAATGAGTGGACAATCAATTTTTGA
- the leuB gene encoding 3-isopropylmalate dehydrogenase, whose product MTKKIVTLAGDGIGPEIMAAGLKVLEALTKKIDFAYQLDAQPFGGAGIDQSGHPLPEATLSAARSADAILLAAIGSPQYDAAPVRPEQGLLALRKELKLFANIRPVKIFQALKHLSPLKPERIEGVDFVVVRELTGGIYFGQHDLKGTSARDINDYSTEEIERIVRKAFTIAQGRGEKVTSIDKQNVLATSKLWRKVADQVAQDYPEVTLEHQLVDSAAMLMITDPARFDVVVTENLFGDILSDESSVLPGTLGVMPSASHSQDGPSLYEPIHGSAPDIAGQGIANPISMILSVAMMLRDSFGQETGASLIEQAVDKTLNQGVLTRDLGGQATTAQMTAAIIANL is encoded by the coding sequence ATGACTAAAAAAATCGTGACCCTAGCAGGGGACGGCATTGGCCCAGAAATCATGGCAGCAGGTCTAAAAGTGCTAGAGGCTCTTACTAAGAAGATTGACTTCGCCTACCAATTGGATGCCCAGCCCTTTGGCGGAGCGGGGATTGACCAGTCTGGTCATCCGCTGCCAGAGGCAACCTTGTCCGCTGCTCGCTCAGCTGATGCCATTCTCCTAGCTGCCATTGGGAGTCCCCAATATGACGCGGCTCCAGTTCGACCAGAGCAAGGTCTTTTAGCCCTGCGCAAGGAGCTCAAGCTATTTGCCAACATTCGGCCTGTCAAGATTTTTCAGGCTCTTAAGCATCTCTCACCACTAAAGCCAGAGCGGATCGAGGGTGTTGATTTTGTCGTCGTCAGGGAACTGACAGGTGGTATCTATTTTGGTCAGCATGATCTCAAGGGAACTAGCGCCAGAGACATCAATGATTATTCGACTGAGGAGATTGAGCGTATTGTCCGCAAAGCCTTCACCATTGCCCAAGGGCGTGGCGAGAAGGTGACCAGCATTGATAAGCAAAATGTCCTAGCTACCTCCAAACTTTGGCGAAAGGTTGCTGATCAAGTAGCCCAGGACTATCCTGAAGTCACCCTGGAGCACCAGCTAGTTGATAGTGCCGCCATGTTGATGATTACGGACCCAGCTCGTTTTGATGTGGTCGTGACCGAAAATCTTTTTGGCGATATCCTGTCTGACGAATCTTCAGTCCTGCCAGGAACCCTTGGTGTCATGCCTTCGGCCAGCCATTCTCAGGATGGCCCTAGCCTTTACGAGCCTATTCATGGTTCTGCTCCAGATATTGCTGGACAGGGGATTGCCAATCCTATTAGCATGATTCTCTCGGTTGCCATGATGTTAAGGGATTCCTTTGGCCAAGAGACTGGTGCCAGTCTCATTGAGCAGGCCGTCGATAAAACCCTCAATCAAGGTGTGCTGACTCGTGATCTGGGAGGCCAGGCGACAACGGCTCAAATGACCGCAGCTATTATTGCTAACCTCTAG
- a CDS encoding 2-isopropylmalate synthase — MRKVEFLDTSLRDGEQTPGVNFSIKEKVAIAKQLEKWGISAIEAGFPAASPDSFEAVKQIAATLTKTAVTGLARSVKSDIDACYQALKDAKYPQCHVFIATSPIHREFKLKKSKEEILEVIKEHVTYARQFFDVVEFSPEDATRTELDYLLQVVQTAVDAGATYINIPDTVGFTTPSEFGHIFDYLIKNVKSDRDIIFSPHCHDDLGMATANTLAAIKNGAGRVEGTINGIGERAGNVALEEVAVALKIREDYFNATSDIILNETVNTSAMVSRFSGIPVPKNKAVVGGNAFSHESGIHQDGVLKNPLTYEIITPELVGVKQSSLPLGKLSGRHAFIEKLKELNLDFAEAEIKELFAKFKKLADKKHDIRDADIIALVDGTDIENPEGFHFADLKLTSNEDETVTAVVTMTNKDAEAVDVVANGKGSVEAAFNAIDKFFNQTVRLLSYSIDAITDGIDAQARVAVSVENVDTGTIFNATGVDFDVMKASSIAYVNANVFVQKENDGQIGRRLSEKDY; from the coding sequence ATGCGTAAGGTAGAATTTCTTGATACCAGTCTTCGGGATGGGGAACAGACCCCTGGTGTTAATTTTTCCATCAAAGAAAAGGTCGCCATTGCCAAGCAATTGGAGAAGTGGGGCATTTCCGCCATTGAAGCTGGTTTTCCAGCTGCCAGCCCCGATTCCTTTGAAGCAGTCAAGCAGATTGCGGCAACTTTGACCAAGACCGCTGTTACAGGTTTGGCCCGGTCAGTCAAGTCTGATATTGATGCTTGCTACCAGGCCCTCAAGGATGCCAAGTATCCCCAATGCCACGTCTTTATTGCCACCAGTCCCATTCATCGGGAATTTAAGCTAAAGAAGTCCAAGGAAGAGATTTTGGAAGTCATCAAGGAGCATGTGACCTATGCTCGCCAGTTCTTTGATGTCGTTGAGTTCTCACCTGAGGATGCGACCAGGACTGAGCTGGATTACCTCCTGCAGGTGGTTCAGACGGCTGTGGATGCCGGGGCGACCTACATCAATATTCCTGATACGGTCGGCTTCACCACGCCGAGCGAATTTGGTCACATCTTTGACTACTTGATTAAAAATGTCAAATCTGATCGTGATATTATTTTCAGCCCCCATTGTCATGATGACTTAGGAATGGCGACTGCTAATACTCTAGCTGCCATTAAAAATGGTGCTGGTCGGGTTGAAGGGACAATCAATGGTATCGGCGAGCGAGCTGGTAATGTTGCCTTGGAAGAAGTGGCTGTTGCCCTCAAAATTCGGGAAGACTATTTCAATGCTACTAGTGATATCATCCTCAATGAAACGGTCAACACCTCAGCTATGGTCTCACGTTTCTCAGGCATTCCTGTGCCTAAGAATAAGGCTGTTGTCGGTGGCAATGCCTTTTCTCATGAATCCGGTATCCACCAGGATGGTGTTCTCAAGAATCCGTTGACCTACGAAATCATCACCCCAGAATTGGTTGGAGTGAAACAAAGTTCTCTGCCTCTTGGCAAATTGTCTGGTCGTCATGCCTTTATCGAAAAACTCAAAGAGTTAAATTTGGATTTTGCTGAAGCCGAAATCAAGGAACTCTTCGCCAAGTTCAAGAAATTGGCGGATAAGAAGCATGATATCAGAGATGCCGATATCATTGCCCTAGTTGATGGGACTGATATCGAGAATCCAGAAGGCTTCCACTTTGCCGACCTTAAGCTGACCTCCAACGAAGACGAGACAGTTACTGCCGTCGTTACCATGACCAATAAGGATGCCGAAGCCGTGGATGTGGTGGCCAACGGTAAGGGTTCTGTTGAAGCGGCTTTCAATGCCATTGATAAATTCTTCAATCAAACCGTTCGCCTGCTCAGCTACAGTATTGATGCCATCACCGATGGGATTGATGCCCAAGCCCGAGTAGCGGTATCCGTTGAAAATGTTGATACAGGCACCATTTTCAATGCTACCGGTGTCGATTTCGATGTTATGAAGGCTAGCTCCATTGCCTATGTTAATGCCAATGTCTTTGTCCAAAAGGAAAACGATGGCCAAATTGGTCGTCGCCTGTCAGAAAAAGACTACTAG
- the udk gene encoding uridine kinase: MQKKTIIIGVTGGSGGGKTSVSREILNHFPHSKIAMIEHDSYYKDQSHLTFEERVATNYDHPLAFDTDLMIEHIKELQAGRPVDIPIYDYTQHTRSSETYRQEPQDVFIVEGILVLEDERLRNLMDIKLFVDTDDDIRIIRRIKRDMEERGRSLDSIIEQYTSVVKPMYHQFIEPTKRYADIVIPEGVSNTVAIDLINTKIASILSEK; this comes from the coding sequence ATGCAGAAAAAAACGATTATTATTGGCGTGACTGGTGGTTCTGGTGGTGGCAAGACCAGCGTTTCTCGGGAAATTCTCAACCATTTCCCCCACTCCAAAATTGCCATGATTGAGCACGATTCCTATTATAAGGATCAATCTCATCTGACCTTTGAAGAGCGGGTGGCTACCAATTATGACCATCCCCTAGCCTTTGATACGGATTTGATGATTGAACACATCAAGGAATTGCAGGCTGGTCGTCCGGTTGATATTCCCATCTATGACTATACCCAGCATACCAGAAGTAGCGAGACCTATCGGCAGGAGCCCCAGGATGTCTTTATCGTTGAAGGCATTTTGGTTTTAGAGGATGAACGCTTGCGAAACCTCATGGACATCAAGCTCTTCGTTGATACCGATGATGATATTCGGATTATTCGTCGGATTAAGCGTGACATGGAGGAGCGTGGTCGTAGTTTGGACAGCATTATCGAGCAATACACCAGTGTGGTCAAGCCCATGTATCACCAATTTATCGAGCCTACCAAGCGCTATGCTGACATTGTTATCCCCGAAGGGGTCTCTAACACCGTAGCCATTGACCTCATCAATACCAAGATTGCTTCAATTTTGAGCGAAAAATAA
- a CDS encoding DEAD/DEAH box helicase — protein sequence MTIQLPQAINELLENKGMDQLTPIQERSFQPIMSGKNVLGISPTGTGKTLAYLLPLLNKLTSPKAQQILVLAPNTELAGQIFEVAKDWASPLGYTAQVLLSGSSQKRQIERLKKGPQILVGTPGRVFELVKLKKVKMMNVDTIVLDEFDELLGDSQYQFVSKICHHVPRDHQLIYMSATAKIDKGQLAEDTLEINLSDQKLDNISHYYLQVDKRHRLDTLRKLSNIPDFRGLVFFNSLSDLGASEERLQYNGASAVSLASDVNVKLRKVILEKFKNHELALLLSTDLVARGIDIDNLETVVNYEVPRDKEAYTHRAGRTGRMGKEGAVITLVSHPEDLKKLKKFAQVQEIIFKNQTFYVK from the coding sequence ATGACAATCCAATTACCTCAGGCCATAAATGAGCTACTAGAAAACAAAGGCATGGACCAGCTGACTCCAATCCAAGAGAGAAGCTTCCAGCCTATTATGTCTGGCAAAAATGTCTTGGGTATCAGTCCAACAGGGACAGGTAAGACCTTGGCCTATCTCCTGCCACTTCTGAACAAGCTGACTAGTCCCAAGGCCCAACAAATTTTGGTTCTGGCCCCCAATACCGAATTGGCTGGGCAAATTTTTGAGGTGGCCAAGGACTGGGCTAGCCCATTAGGCTACACCGCCCAAGTCTTACTGTCTGGTTCCAGCCAAAAACGCCAGATTGAACGCCTAAAAAAGGGACCCCAAATTCTAGTGGGAACCCCTGGTCGTGTCTTTGAACTGGTCAAGCTCAAAAAAGTGAAAATGATGAATGTAGACACCATCGTTCTCGATGAATTCGATGAATTGCTGGGAGACTCTCAGTACCAATTTGTCAGCAAAATTTGTCACCATGTGCCAAGAGACCACCAGTTGATCTATATGAGTGCGACAGCCAAGATTGATAAAGGCCAACTGGCCGAGGATACCCTAGAGATAAACCTGAGTGACCAGAAGTTAGACAATATCAGTCACTATTACCTACAGGTCGATAAACGTCATCGCTTAGATACCCTACGCAAGCTCTCCAATATTCCTGACTTCCGCGGCCTAGTCTTTTTCAACAGCCTGTCTGATTTGGGAGCCAGCGAGGAGCGTCTCCAATACAATGGGGCTTCTGCTGTCTCTCTGGCCAGCGATGTCAATGTTAAATTGCGCAAGGTTATCTTGGAGAAATTTAAGAACCATGAACTGGCCCTTCTGCTGTCAACCGACTTGGTGGCTCGCGGGATTGATATTGACAATCTGGAAACCGTAGTCAACTACGAGGTTCCTCGTGACAAGGAAGCCTATACCCACCGAGCTGGACGGACGGGCCGCATGGGTAAGGAAGGGGCTGTTATCACTCTGGTCAGCCATCCTGAGGACCTCAAAAAGCTTAAGAAGTTTGCCCAAGTTCAAGAAATCATCTTCAAGAACCAAACCTTCTATGTGAAATAG
- a CDS encoding YlbF/YmcA family competence regulator: protein MTTNIYDLANELERGIRALPEYQTLVEKKAKIDADPEAKNLFSEFTSFQEGLYQAMQAGQIPSQDEQKKMQELGQKIEANPILKAYIEAQQALSVYLSDIEKIVFGPLAELNK, encoded by the coding sequence ATGACAACTAATATTTACGATTTGGCCAACGAATTGGAGCGGGGCATCCGTGCCCTGCCTGAATACCAGACCTTGGTAGAAAAGAAGGCTAAAATTGATGCCGACCCAGAAGCCAAAAACCTCTTTAGCGAGTTCACATCCTTCCAAGAAGGCCTCTACCAGGCCATGCAGGCCGGCCAAATACCAAGCCAGGATGAGCAAAAGAAGATGCAGGAGTTGGGTCAAAAGATTGAAGCCAATCCCATTCTTAAGGCCTACATCGAAGCCCAACAAGCTCTGTCTGTCTACCTCAGCGATATTGAAAAAATCGTCTTTGGCCCCCTAGCAGAGTTGAATAAGTAA
- a CDS encoding prephenate dehydrogenase encodes MKTKTIYIAGLGLIGGSLALGIKRDHPDYEILGYNRSDKSRNIALERGLVDEATANFAEFAPRADVIILAVPIKQTIDFIKVLADLPLKDQVIITDAGSTKDQIVQAAQKYLDPAKVQFVGSHPMAGSHKSGAIAADVNLFENAYYIFTPTSLTRETTISEMKELLTGLHARFVQIDAAEHDRVTGQVSHFPHILAASLMEQAGAYAKDHELTNHFAAGGFRDMTRIAESEPGMWTSILLSNREAVLGRIADFKGHLDAVAELIEAGDDDGIWNFFNQARLTRKAMEIHKKGGVDSGFDLYVTIPDQEDSILKVLEILRGISVMNIRINEENREDINGILQITFKNQKDQSIAFDLLEKHPDYKVTI; translated from the coding sequence ATGAAAACAAAAACCATCTATATTGCAGGTCTGGGACTGATTGGTGGCTCCTTGGCCCTAGGCATCAAGCGGGACCACCCCGATTATGAAATTTTAGGCTACAACCGTTCAGACAAGTCAAGAAATATTGCCTTGGAGCGAGGTTTGGTAGATGAGGCAACGGCTAATTTTGCGGAGTTTGCTCCCCGAGCAGATGTCATCATTTTAGCCGTTCCGATCAAACAAACCATTGATTTTATCAAGGTTTTGGCTGACTTGCCCCTTAAAGACCAGGTCATTATTACCGATGCTGGCTCGACCAAGGATCAAATTGTCCAGGCTGCCCAGAAGTATTTGGATCCCGCTAAGGTTCAATTTGTCGGCTCGCATCCCATGGCCGGTTCCCACAAGTCGGGGGCCATTGCTGCGGATGTCAATCTCTTTGAAAATGCCTATTATATTTTCACCCCGACCAGTTTGACCAGAGAGACAACTATTTCTGAGATGAAAGAACTCCTAACTGGTCTTCACGCCCGCTTTGTTCAAATCGATGCAGCTGAGCACGACCGAGTGACTGGTCAGGTTTCTCATTTTCCTCATATCTTGGCTGCCAGTCTTATGGAACAGGCTGGGGCCTATGCCAAGGACCATGAGCTGACCAATCATTTTGCGGCTGGTGGTTTTAGAGATATGACTCGGATTGCCGAGAGTGAGCCAGGCATGTGGACCTCTATACTCCTCAGTAATCGGGAGGCGGTTCTGGGACGGATTGCTGACTTCAAGGGACATCTTGATGCTGTCGCTGAGCTCATTGAAGCTGGTGATGACGATGGGATTTGGAATTTCTTCAATCAAGCTCGCCTTACCCGAAAGGCTATGGAAATCCATAAGAAGGGTGGCGTTGATAGTGGTTTTGACCTCTATGTCACCATCCCTGACCAGGAAGACAGTATCCTCAAGGTATTGGAAATCCTGCGAGGGATTTCTGTCATGAATATCCGTATTAACGAGGAAAACCGTGAAGATATTAACGGAATTCTGCAAATTACTTTTAAAAATCAAAAGGACCAGTCGATAGCCTTTGATTTACTTGAAAAACACCCTGACTATAAGGTAACCATTTAA
- the aroC gene encoding chorismate synthase, with product MRYLTAGESHGPRLTAIIEGVPAGLPLTAEDINIDLMRRQGGYGRGGRMKIESDQVVFTSGIRHGKTTGAPITMDVVNRDHQKWLDIMSAEDIEDRLKTKRKITHPRPGHADLVGGMKYRFEDLRNSLERSSARETTMRVAIGAVAKRILAELDIEIANHVVVFGGKEIDVPDGLSVAQIKELTAKSEVSIVNQDREQEIKDYIDQIKKDGDTIGGVVETIVGGVPAGLGSYVQWDRKLDAKLSQAIVSINAFKGVEFGLGFKDGYLPGSQVMDEILWNPQEGYTRKTNNLGGFEGGMTNGQPLVIRGVMKPIPTLYKPLMSVDIETHEPYKATVERSDPTALPAAGVVMEAVVATVIANEIFETFTSDNLEELKEALARHRDYVKNF from the coding sequence ATGAGATATTTAACGGCTGGTGAGTCACACGGCCCCCGTCTGACTGCCATAATTGAAGGGGTTCCAGCGGGTCTACCCTTGACCGCTGAGGACATTAATATCGATTTAATGCGCCGTCAGGGTGGTTACGGCCGGGGTGGTCGAATGAAGATTGAAAGCGACCAGGTCGTCTTTACCTCAGGCATTCGCCATGGCAAGACCACGGGTGCCCCCATTACCATGGATGTGGTCAATCGGGACCACCAGAAGTGGCTGGACATCATGTCGGCTGAGGATATTGAGGACCGCCTCAAGACCAAGCGTAAGATTACTCATCCGAGACCAGGCCATGCCGACCTGGTTGGTGGCATGAAGTATCGCTTTGAGGATCTGCGCAATTCCTTGGAGCGCTCCTCTGCTCGTGAAACCACCATGCGGGTAGCTATCGGAGCTGTGGCCAAGCGGATTTTGGCCGAACTTGATATTGAGATTGCCAATCATGTGGTTGTCTTTGGCGGCAAGGAAATTGATGTCCCAGACGGCTTGAGCGTCGCCCAAATTAAGGAACTAACTGCGAAGTCAGAGGTGTCCATTGTCAACCAGGACCGTGAGCAAGAAATCAAAGACTATATTGACCAGATAAAAAAGGATGGCGATACCATTGGTGGTGTTGTTGAAACTATCGTCGGGGGTGTTCCGGCAGGTCTTGGTTCCTATGTTCAATGGGACAGGAAGTTGGATGCCAAATTATCCCAGGCTATCGTCTCCATCAATGCCTTCAAGGGCGTGGAGTTCGGCCTAGGCTTTAAGGATGGCTATCTGCCTGGTAGTCAGGTCATGGATGAAATCCTCTGGAATCCCCAAGAGGGTTACACCCGTAAGACCAATAACCTGGGTGGCTTTGAAGGCGGTATGACTAATGGCCAACCCTTGGTCATCCGAGGGGTCATGAAACCCATTCCCACCCTCTACAAGCCACTCATGTCCGTTGATATTGAGACCCACGAACCTTACAAGGCAACCGTTGAGCGGTCTGACCCAACGGCCCTGCCAGCAGCAGGAGTAGTCATGGAAGCTGTCGTTGCAACAGTCATTGCCAATGAAATTTTTGAAACCTTCACCTCGGATAACCTTGAAGAATTAAAAGAAGCTCTAGCCCGTCATCGGGACTATGTCAAGAATTTCTAA